One Acidimicrobiales bacterium DNA segment encodes these proteins:
- a CDS encoding cytochrome d ubiquinol oxidase subunit II: MSLVDAVAAAMFLAVVLYAVFAGADFGSGVWDLGAGDAKKGGRLRRVIDHALGPVWEANHVWLIFVLVFMWTGFPDAFAQLMRTLAIPFWLAGLGIVLRGAGFAFRKFSPSLRWARVAGVMFAASSLMTPFFLGTIAGGVASGRVPAEGTGDLWSSWINPTSLVGGVLAVLTCTFLAGVFLAADAAGLDAPRLADSLRRRSLVVGAVTGVAALAGIVPLTADAETLSDGLVGRGAPAVVVSALAGLVTLVLLWRNRLRQARASAAVAVAAIVIGWGVAQYPWILVDEMHLDDHAAEPATLWGLIVASAAAGVLVVPPLVYLLVLADRNRVGVE, translated from the coding sequence GTGAGCCTCGTCGACGCAGTCGCTGCCGCCATGTTCCTCGCGGTCGTCCTCTATGCCGTGTTCGCGGGTGCCGACTTCGGCAGCGGTGTGTGGGACCTCGGAGCCGGCGACGCGAAGAAGGGCGGACGACTACGCCGGGTGATCGACCACGCGTTGGGGCCCGTGTGGGAGGCCAACCACGTCTGGCTGATCTTCGTCCTGGTGTTCATGTGGACCGGCTTCCCCGATGCGTTCGCCCAGCTGATGCGCACGCTCGCGATCCCGTTCTGGCTGGCCGGCCTCGGCATCGTCCTGCGCGGCGCCGGGTTCGCGTTCCGGAAGTTCTCGCCGTCGCTTCGGTGGGCGCGAGTGGCCGGGGTGATGTTCGCGGCCTCGTCGCTGATGACGCCGTTCTTCCTCGGCACCATCGCCGGTGGGGTCGCATCGGGGCGGGTCCCGGCCGAGGGGACCGGCGATCTCTGGTCGTCGTGGATCAACCCGACATCGCTCGTCGGTGGCGTGCTCGCGGTCCTGACGTGCACCTTCCTCGCCGGCGTCTTCCTCGCGGCCGACGCCGCGGGGCTCGACGCACCCCGACTCGCCGATTCGCTCCGGCGCCGCTCCCTGGTAGTGGGGGCGGTGACCGGCGTCGCCGCCCTGGCGGGCATCGTGCCGCTGACCGCTGATGCCGAAACGCTCTCCGACGGGCTCGTCGGCCGGGGCGCACCGGCGGTCGTCGTCTCGGCCCTCGCCGGTCTCGTCACCCTCGTGCTGCTGTGGAGGAATCGTCTTCGGCAAGCGCGTGCGTCGGCGGCGGTGGCGGTCGCCGCGATCGTGATCGGCTGGGGCGTGGCCCAGTATCCGTGGATCCTCGTCGACGAGATGCACCTCGACGACCACGCGGCGGAACCGGCGACGTTGTGGGGACTGATCGTGGCATCCGCCGCGGCCGGGGTCCTGGTCGTCCCCCCGCTCGTCTACCTCCTGGTGCTCGCCGACCGGAACCGTGTCGGGGTCGAGTGA
- a CDS encoding M3 family oligoendopeptidase → MTAETAAETAAETETGAEDVAWNIETLVADVAGKSGVEGALALLDRADELAAALTADAKGKLADAEAGQIADWLGTQAELLDAAHRAANYASLRFSTDVADPANGAFMAQIQERTAALSAELVWFELEWLAIDDERAEALMSSPELASHRHHLETSRLRRPHVLSEAEEKLLANKAPTGRSAWVRLFTELTSAIRVELDGAEMPLDAGLSRLMHPDRDVRRTAADAVTAGLAPGLRNRAFVFNTLLADKSTDDRLRHYPTWISAWNQGNEASDESVEALVEAVVGRYDLPQRWYRLKARVLGVERLADYDRGSSVAETNVHVPWDEAKATVRDAYASFSPELAHIVDRFYDEGWIDAPVRDDKRGGAFCAYTVPDHHPYVFLNYTATPGDVLTLAHELGHAVHGYLSRPQGIFHQSTPLTLAETASVFGETVTFERLLDRTDDPGDRFALLAQQVEGNIATVFRQVAMNRFENAVHTHRREIGELSTDDFAEHWATTQGDLFGDTVEVTEGYRSWWSYIPHFIGTPGYVYAYAYGQLLALSVYAQYEAQGAAFVPSYLELLGAGGSRWPEELAAIVGCDLTDPAFWSSGLEIVDAQIARAEAAAEAAGRV, encoded by the coding sequence ATGACGGCAGAGACGGCAGCAGAGACGGCAGCAGAGACGGAGACGGGCGCCGAGGACGTCGCCTGGAACATCGAGACCCTGGTGGCCGACGTCGCCGGCAAGAGCGGGGTGGAGGGAGCCCTTGCGCTGCTCGACCGGGCCGACGAGCTCGCCGCCGCGCTCACCGCCGACGCGAAGGGCAAGCTCGCCGACGCCGAGGCAGGCCAGATCGCCGATTGGCTCGGGACACAGGCCGAACTCCTCGATGCCGCCCACCGGGCCGCCAACTACGCGTCGCTGCGTTTCTCCACCGACGTCGCCGATCCGGCCAACGGCGCCTTCATGGCCCAGATCCAGGAACGCACGGCAGCGCTGAGCGCGGAACTCGTCTGGTTCGAGCTCGAGTGGCTCGCCATCGACGATGAGCGGGCCGAGGCGCTGATGAGCTCCCCGGAGCTCGCCTCGCACCGGCACCATCTCGAGACGTCCCGGCTGCGGCGACCCCATGTGCTCTCGGAGGCCGAAGAGAAGCTGCTGGCCAACAAGGCGCCGACCGGGCGTTCGGCATGGGTGCGCCTCTTCACGGAACTGACCTCGGCGATCAGGGTGGAACTCGACGGTGCCGAGATGCCCCTCGACGCGGGACTGTCGCGTCTCATGCATCCCGACCGTGACGTGCGCCGCACGGCCGCCGATGCGGTGACCGCAGGGCTCGCGCCCGGGCTGCGCAACCGGGCGTTCGTCTTCAACACGCTCCTCGCCGACAAGAGCACCGACGACCGTCTACGCCACTATCCGACCTGGATCTCGGCGTGGAATCAGGGGAACGAGGCGAGCGACGAGTCGGTCGAGGCGCTGGTCGAGGCCGTCGTAGGTCGCTACGACCTTCCCCAGCGCTGGTACCGGCTGAAGGCCCGGGTGCTCGGCGTCGAGCGGCTGGCCGATTACGACCGCGGTTCGTCGGTCGCCGAGACCAACGTGCACGTGCCCTGGGACGAGGCGAAGGCGACGGTGCGCGACGCCTACGCGAGCTTCAGCCCGGAGCTCGCCCACATCGTCGATCGCTTCTACGACGAGGGCTGGATCGATGCCCCGGTCCGAGACGACAAGCGGGGCGGCGCCTTCTGCGCGTACACCGTGCCCGACCATCATCCATACGTGTTCCTCAACTACACGGCGACCCCCGGCGATGTGCTGACCCTGGCCCACGAGCTCGGGCATGCCGTCCACGGCTATCTGTCGCGTCCTCAGGGGATCTTCCACCAGTCGACGCCGCTGACCCTGGCGGAGACGGCTTCGGTGTTCGGTGAGACCGTGACCTTCGAGCGGCTGCTCGATCGCACCGACGACCCCGGCGATCGCTTCGCGCTGCTCGCCCAGCAGGTCGAGGGCAACATCGCGACCGTCTTCCGTCAGGTTGCGATGAACCGCTTCGAGAACGCCGTCCACACCCACCGCCGCGAGATCGGCGAGCTGTCGACCGACGACTTCGCCGAGCACTGGGCAACGACCCAGGGGGACCTGTTCGGCGACACGGTGGAGGTGACCGAGGGCTATCGCAGCTGGTGGTCCTACATCCCGCACTTCATCGGGACCCCCGGCTACGTGTACGCCTACGCCTACGGCCAGCTGCTGGCACTCTCGGTCTACGCCCAGTACGAGGCGCAGGGTGCGGCGTTCGTGCCGAGCTATCTGGAGCTGCTCGGCGCGGGCGGGTCTCGCTGGCCCGAGGAGCTCGCGGCGATCGTCGGATGCGACCTCACCGACCCGGCGTTCTGGTCGTCCGGCCTGGAGATCGTCGATGCCCAGATCGCCCGGGCCGAGGCGGCGGCGGAGGCCGCCGGTCGCGTCTGA
- a CDS encoding magnesium transporter CorA family protein, which translates to MEIRALECARPDPAVVADIGVDPADDIKWRWIDIRVEPGDTAALVAFVARFELDPLAVRHAMSEGDLPKTEDFGESLLVILHGLAEDRVATYEVDCFLLERVLITIRRRHSPAIEALWTEVQERVELTSGGADELLARLANVLTRRLVAILDVFDARIEHLIELALQADGSLIREVTLVRRDLAAVRRAVQPQREVLDLLRVSTSPLITRSGQRRCSDVFDVASRVSTGIDAARTALTEALEAYRGAEAKKATEVSKVLTIYAAIMLPLSLIVGFFGMNFQNLPGTANDNGWLIVTIAMCALAALSLGVFVSLGWIRRPSGREAGVLVGRGLIEGARAPIELVNAALEISLSPIRKSSDEAPDQSSDTDDQGASTTTDDP; encoded by the coding sequence ATGGAGATCCGCGCACTCGAGTGTGCTCGACCGGACCCAGCCGTCGTCGCCGACATCGGCGTCGACCCGGCCGACGACATCAAATGGCGGTGGATCGACATCCGGGTCGAGCCGGGCGACACGGCGGCGTTGGTGGCGTTCGTTGCCAGGTTCGAGCTCGACCCGCTGGCGGTCCGTCATGCGATGAGCGAAGGCGACCTGCCGAAGACCGAGGACTTCGGCGAGTCCCTGCTGGTCATCCTCCACGGCTTGGCCGAGGACCGTGTCGCGACCTACGAGGTCGACTGCTTCCTGCTGGAGCGTGTCCTGATCACCATACGACGGCGCCACTCCCCGGCGATCGAGGCGCTGTGGACCGAGGTCCAAGAGCGCGTCGAGCTGACGAGCGGTGGCGCCGACGAGCTCCTCGCCCGGCTCGCCAACGTCCTGACCCGCCGACTCGTCGCGATCCTCGATGTGTTCGACGCCCGCATCGAGCACCTGATCGAGCTTGCGCTCCAGGCCGACGGGTCGCTCATCCGCGAGGTGACGCTCGTCCGCCGAGACCTCGCCGCCGTGCGCCGAGCCGTCCAACCCCAGCGCGAAGTACTCGATCTGCTCCGGGTGTCGACGTCGCCGCTGATCACCCGGTCGGGGCAGCGGCGTTGCTCCGACGTCTTCGACGTGGCGTCGCGGGTCAGCACGGGGATCGACGCCGCACGCACCGCGCTCACCGAGGCGCTCGAGGCCTATCGCGGCGCGGAGGCCAAGAAGGCCACCGAGGTGAGCAAGGTCCTCACCATCTATGCCGCGATCATGCTGCCGCTGAGCCTGATCGTGGGCTTCTTCGGCATGAACTTCCAGAACCTTCCGGGCACGGCCAACGACAACGGCTGGCTGATCGTGACGATCGCCATGTGTGCCCTCGCCGCCCTCTCCCTCGGGGTGTTCGTGTCGCTGGGATGGATCCGCCGTCCGTCGGGGCGCGAGGCCGGCGTCCTGGTGGGGCGTGGACTCATCGAAGGAGCCCGTGCCCCCATCGAACTGGTCAACGCCGCACTCGAGATCTCGCTCAGCCCGATCCGAAAGAGCAGCGACGAGGCGCCCGATCAGTCGTCCGACACCGACGACCAAGGGGCTTCGACCACAACCGACGACCCCTGA
- a CDS encoding DUF4262 domain-containing protein yields MRCDGYSWEEIARHTDLVIRVHGFTTIHVEDERPWTYTVGAFESWDQPELIVVDIEPAIQKALIQAVGEDYVDFGEISPQTLELLDVELVTVDASHFDDGLVAAWEGRYSMAASTGDFVQLLPGPSWFCGDCRPRQRRLDEVRRAS; encoded by the coding sequence ATGCGTTGCGATGGTTACAGCTGGGAGGAGATCGCCCGCCACACCGATCTGGTGATCCGGGTGCACGGCTTCACCACGATCCATGTGGAAGACGAACGGCCGTGGACCTACACGGTCGGTGCCTTCGAGAGCTGGGACCAGCCGGAGTTGATCGTCGTCGACATCGAACCCGCCATCCAGAAGGCGTTGATCCAGGCGGTCGGCGAGGACTATGTCGACTTCGGCGAGATCAGTCCCCAAACGCTCGAGCTGCTCGATGTGGAACTGGTGACCGTCGATGCGTCGCACTTCGACGACGGGTTGGTTGCGGCATGGGAAGGCCGCTATTCGATGGCGGCGTCGACCGGCGACTTCGTCCAGCTGCTTCCCGGGCCGTCATGGTTCTGCGGCGACTGCCGTCCGCGGCAGCGGCGTCTCGACGAGGTTCGTCGAGCATCTTGA
- a CDS encoding DUF1932 domain-containing protein, with protein MSIGILHPGSMGTSLGAALVGAGHEVVWASQGRSPATQERAEADALHDVGTLDALVGRSDTIISVCPPGDALAVARDVAALGFSGVYLDANAVAPQTARTIAATVGAGGALALDGGIVGPPARHAGLTVLYLSGDRARSDAVAALFASGPLETHHVGDEPGAASAVKMAFAAWTKGTSALLLAIRALAEIEGVVEGLDHAWSTLTPELVDQLPRTARGTTPKAWRFVAEMHEISATFDAAGLPAGFHQAAAEIYGALTDLRDRDDIEVDDVVRRLVEG; from the coding sequence ATGTCGATCGGCATCCTGCACCCCGGCTCGATGGGCACCTCACTCGGTGCTGCGCTGGTCGGTGCAGGTCACGAGGTGGTGTGGGCATCGCAGGGCCGCAGCCCGGCGACCCAGGAGCGCGCCGAGGCCGACGCGCTCCACGACGTGGGGACGCTCGATGCCCTGGTCGGGCGAAGTGACACGATCATCTCGGTGTGCCCGCCCGGCGACGCGCTCGCCGTCGCTCGCGACGTGGCCGCGCTCGGCTTCTCGGGTGTCTATCTCGACGCCAACGCCGTCGCTCCCCAGACCGCGCGCACCATCGCGGCCACCGTGGGTGCCGGTGGGGCGCTGGCACTCGACGGGGGGATCGTCGGGCCACCGGCCCGACACGCCGGACTCACGGTCCTCTACCTCTCCGGCGATCGAGCGCGCAGCGATGCCGTCGCCGCCCTGTTCGCGAGCGGGCCGCTCGAAACCCACCATGTCGGCGACGAACCCGGCGCCGCATCAGCGGTGAAGATGGCGTTCGCGGCGTGGACGAAGGGAACGAGTGCCCTGTTGCTCGCGATCCGGGCGCTGGCCGAGATCGAGGGGGTCGTCGAGGGGCTGGATCATGCATGGTCGACGCTCACCCCCGAACTCGTCGACCAGTTGCCCCGCACTGCTCGGGGTACCACCCCCAAGGCCTGGCGTTTCGTCGCCGAGATGCACGAGATCTCCGCCACCTTCGACGCCGCCGGCCTCCCCGCCGGTTTCCACCAGGCGGCGGCCGAGATCTATGGGGCCCTGACCGATCTCCGCGACCGAGACGACATCGAGGTCGACGACGTCGTCCGGCGACTCGTGGAGGGCTGA